The stretch of DNA AAACAAGGCCGTATTCAGTTCATCCCACCGCTTGATGCTTCGAAAACTGATGCGATCACCTTGCTCGGATCGGGGCTGCTCAACAAAACATGGCTGCGCTTTCCAACGGCGTTCTGGCCACAGGAACCAGAGATCATTAACTATATTGACGAACAAAAAGGCCGTTGGGCTGAATTCCTCAATATCTATCACTACACCAATAGCCCGATCTTGCTAGGCTTTAATGCTGGTTCGTATGCTCGTATGCTCGAATCACGCAGCGATGCGGAGATTATTGCGGATGGGATGCAGGTGTTGCGCACGATCTATGGGCCTACGATTCCAGATCCAGAGGCGTGGCAGATCACCCGCTGGGGCGCTGACCCGTATGCTCTTGGCTCATACTCCTTTTTGGGCATTGGGGCAACCGATGCCCTGCGTGACGATCTTACCCAACCTGTTGGTGGGCGACTGTTCTTTGCAGGGGAAGCAACATCACGCGATTATCCCTCAACCGTCCATGGAGCCTACCTCAGTGGATTGCGTGCCGCCGATGAGGTGATGCAGGCATAGGTTGAACACCATGATATGATTCACGTTCATAGCCCTAAAACCACAAACGACCCGCTGAGGGTCACTTGTGGGAGAGAAGAGAGAGGAGAAGGTTTGACGTCAGTATACCAGAACACTCTGGTTATGACTATTAACATGCTATTAACATCTCGATTCTCTGCATCGGTTACTGCTTTTGATTGGAGCATTCTCCAATTGAACATAGCCAAAAGAGCTGTGTATCGTTTGTTTTTGGCATAGCTCTAAGCCATAAAATCCTGAAACGGAGATTTGGAATGAATCGCTGAGCTAAGGATGGCTTATTGCAAGGCAAAATGGCTAGCATCAGCATTGTCCGACCCATCACGATTGATCACTAGCAAGGGATTGGGGTCATCAGCCGCAACCAAGATCGGAAAATAGATTTCCACTCGATCAGCTTTTGCAACCGGAGTATCAAAGCGAGGTTCGATACAACACGGCAAACCCTGCTGATCCTTTAGCGCCTGATATTCTCCATTGGTCAGAACGAGCAGCGATATGAGCGTACCATCAAGCACCACTGGCTCTGCATGAACATTTCCATGATTGATTACTGCCCGAACCAGTCCAAGCTCATATCCATTCGGTGGGCCTGCATACGCTGGATCAAGCGTTGCAATCGTTGCCAAGGCCTGCTCGCCTCGCACAAATTCTAGTACCTCAAACGAGAAGGAAATGTTTGTACTGGCCATCGCCAGTATTTCGCCTTTGACAATTGGTTCTTTGGCCGAGGCAAATTCAAACAATGATTCAAGTTCTTCAGCATCAAGATTTGTAACGGTTACTTGAACGCTGCGTTCAGTCGGCGCTGGCCGATCAGTAGGTGTGGGCGAATCAGTTGGTGACAGGCTGGCTTGATTGCCACATGCCGCCATTAAACCCCCAATGAGCAAGCCAATCAATAGTTTTCGAAATCGCATAACTCCACCTTTCTATCACTATTGCTGGCGATACGTAATGCTATGATTGGAAGTTACGGGTGGACAATCATTTAATTAAAAGCACAGCCCTAATTTGATTGGCTAGAGCTGTGCTCCTACTGATGACTACAATAATTTAGGGTTTACTCAGCTTTCTCAATCGCTTGAGCAATCCAATCAGCGCCTGCAATACCTTGCTGGCCTAGCACCAAACTCAATTGGGCGGCATGCTCTTGAACATGGCGCATGCTATAAAGTTGAAGTTCCAGAAAGCTTGGTTGCATCCACTCAAAAACACAGCGCTCTTGGGCCTTTGCATCAGTCAAGCCCATAATCGTCGCCTTGCAGCGCTGCCGACAATCTTGCAGATAGGTAAGCACTTGATCTTTGGTATAGGGGTTTTCTGGCAAACTACCACGAACAAATGGCGCTGGCGGCTTAAATCCCTCGCTTGAACCAGTCAAAAAGAGATCCAGCCAGAACAAGGTATGATAGGCCACAAACCAGAAATGCCCATAGCGCGGATCATCAGGGTCTTCCCACAAAACACTCGTCCAGAGCTGGTCGGGGCAACGGACAATTGGATCTTCTAGCATGGCAATTGCTGCACCAAATTGCTGCCAAACACTCGTCTTCCAGATACTCTCCATCAATACACCTCCTGAAAAGAAAGAGTTGTAGCTCCAGTGTAGCAAGCAGGATTGAGCCTGTCTAGCAGGCTTAACGGGCCAGCATATCACTCAATTAAACGATTATGATCGCTTGTCATGCCACATATTGATCGCCTATACTTAGGTACGTAGATCACGCGAGGCATTGCCAATGAATCTCAATTCATTAAAAAAACTGCTCAAACACCAAGCCTACGAACAAATACTTGAGCATTTGCAAACAGGTCCAGCCTGGAAGCAAAAGTCGCTTGATTTCGCCCTCTATCAACTTGCCAGCCAACCAGCCGAAACATTGGTCGCCGCATTACTCAGCGCGGGAGCCAACCCCAACCAACCACTGCAAGATAACCGCTATATCAGCTTGCATCGGGCGGCGATCTACAATCGCTATGCGATAGCCGAGCTTTTGCTGAGCCATGGAGCCAACTGCCATGCCCAAAGCTATAAACAACAAACTCCATTGCATTTGGCTTGTCTCAACGGCCATTTCGAGCTGGCTCAATTGCTCTGGCAAAACGGCGCTGATCTGCATGCTCAAGCCGATTCAAACTTCACGCCATGGTTATATGCTGCCAGCAGTGGCAATTTGCAACTACTTATCTGGTTGTTAGAACAAGCAATTGATATCGATCAAACGACGAATAATGGCATTTCGGCACTAACCTTAGCTGCTTGGAATGGGCATCAAGCAGCAGTTGAATGGTTATTAGCCAATAGCACAGCAATCGAAGGCCCGCCATTCAGAATTCGTACTCCGTTGCATGCTGGATTAATTAAAGGTCATATGGCAATCGCCAATCTGTTGCTTGATCACGGTGCATCGACCAGCGCCTATACTAGCGATGGCTATACTTGCGTGTGTTTGGCTGCGTGGCATAATGCTGCTGATGTAGTTGATCGCTTATTGCAGTGTGGCTCACCCATTAATTGTGAAATTATAAAACCCCATTCGAGCGCCTTGCATGCCGCTGTTCAGTTCAATAACCCTACAATGGCACGACAACTCTTGACCAACGGAGCCAAAATCAGCGCGATCAATGGGCAAGGCTTAATGCCATTTCATTTAGCAATCAGTAGTATTTGTTTGAACAAAAGCACCGATTTAGCACTAATCGAAATTTTTCTGCACATGGGAGCCGATCCCAACCAGCCAAGTTATGCAATTAAGCACATTGGCAACGAAACTCAGGTGCGCGAAGCTTGGAGACCTTTAGCCTATGTACTTGCTCACAAACGCCGTGATTTGGCTGAATGTTTATTGGCCTATGGTGCTGACATAAATCTGCTAGGCTATGGCAAATGGTCGATGGAGCAAACTGCCCTTGAGGTTGTCGCCCACGCCGAGGTTATTGATCAGGCGGCTGGCGAATTGTTTAGCTGGGTGCTCAGCCTTAAACCTCAAATTCCCCCAAAACTATTGCCATTCATGATCAACATCAAGCGCTTCGCCTTTGCCCAACAATTAATCGAGGCTGGGGCTGATCTGCATGCTCCCGATGTTTTAGGCGCAGCGATTACCGCTCAACACGAGCAGTATGTTCGCGATTTTCTGGCGCGAGGCGTTAATGTTGATAGCCCATATCGCAATTACCCAACCGTTTTACAGCTAGCACTATGCCATTATCCCCAATTCGCACTGCCGTTAATTGAGGCCGGAGCCGATTTGACGCGCTTGGTTGGAGCAAATCTAAGCCTCAATTATCCAATGCTGCTGCGCCAACAACGTTCAGCACGGCCATTGGTTAGCAATTTAATATTGCTGGATTTAATTGCTGAGGCCATGTTGAGCCAACTTGAGCCTGCGACTCTAGCCTATCAAGCCTTGATCGATCAAGAGTTTGCTGAGCGTGTTTGTACAGAAAATGACGCTACATGGCAGGTTTGGCTGGCTCGCGGAGCCAATATCCATGCCCTCAATCATGCTGGGTTGTTAGGGCTAAGCCAGCTTCTCGTCTATAGCGATTTGGCTAGCGCTCAAAAGCTGTATGCCAACGGCGCAAATATCAATCAGACTGACCATTTTGGGCGCACTGCCTTGCACTGGGCGGTTGAGCAACAACAGCTGGCAAGTGTGCAACAATTGCTGAATTGGGGTGCAGATTTAACCATTGTAACGCCCTATGGCTACAGTGCTTTGCACTATGCCACCTTAGCTAATCGGCTTGATCTGGTTGAACTATTATTACAAGCCAAAGCTGATCCGACGGCCCAACTTACGGCAGGGCGCTTACAAGGCTGGACGGCATTACACTGTGCTTATGCAGTTGATAATCAATCATTAATTGAATTGCTCCGCCCGCTAACGCCCGCAATTACGCCACCAGAGCCAGATTCGCAGCATCTTCAAGGAACCTACAACGTAACCATGGCCACCAACGGTTGGCATAAACCACGGCCAATTAGCAACCAAACCCAACGTTGCCCCGCATGCGCCGAGCACATGCTCTACAACACTGCCCACACCTTCGATGGCTCAGGCCAATTAGCCGATCGGATTGAGATCTATCGCTGTGGAAATTGTCGGGCCGTGTTTTGGGAGAATAGTATGGCTGCGTGGCGCTCAAGTTTGCAGCCATGGTCAAGTTTTGTGCAGGATTAACTATGCCAGCTTATTTTTTGATTAGCGCCTACAACCCACAAGCCAGCATTGATGATCCAATTGGTTCAACCAACCATGCTGATCAACTCCAGATCAATCTATTTGATTATCGCCATGCGTTAATTCAGGCTTGGCCAGCAATCAGCTTTAACCCGCAACCTGAATGGGCTTTAGAATGGAAGCTTGAGCCAGATGGGATGGAAGGAAGGTTATGGCACGCTGGTCATAGCCTTGAAATTCAGGTTGCGGGTATGCTCACAGCCGCTTTCATCGTTTGGCATCGGCATTATATCGATTCAGTTTATCCGTTATATTTATCTCGACCACCACAGCGGGTTTGTTTAGAACTTGTTGGATCAACCACCACCAGCACAATTCAAACTTGGCTCGATCAATCGCTAGCCCACTACCGACGTGGAGCCTAAACTCAAGCTAGAAATTAACAAACCTCAAAATTAATTAAATATTTTAATGTATAATAGCTGGGTATCCACTTCTACCCCTAGGAGGTTTGGCATGCCCGGAAAACGTTCATCGCTGGTGATCGTTGCAGCCTTGGTGGTCGCATTGCTGAGTAGCTTTGCCGCCGCCACTCTCGTCACTCCTACCGCCGCTTCGTCCGATGGTTTTTGGCAAGATATCAAGGAAAGTCGGATTGCTCAAAAAGGTGCTCGCCAGATTGTGCCAACGATCTATCGCACCGTTGCATTAGATGTCGCTGGATTGAGCCAATATTTGGCCAAAGCGCCACTAGAGCAAGATCAGTCGGTCGCAAACTCGTTGTATAGCCTGCAATTGCCCATGCCCGATGGCAAGTTCGAGCAATTTCGAGTGGTCGAATCACCGATTATGGAGCCAGAACTAGCGGCAAAATTCCCCGAAATTCGCACCTACTTAATCCTTGGGGTGGATACTCCCAATCTGAGCGGACGCTTGGATCTGACACCCGCAGGCTTTCATGGCTTGATTTTAGGCGATCAAGGCCGGATTTTCATCGATCCCTACAGCGCGGGCGATACCCAACACTACATCGTTTACGATAGCAAAAATTTTGTGCCCAGCAGCCAAAAATTGGCCGATCGTCAAGTTGAAGATTATGTCATCGATTTACCATTGACCGATGATGGCTTGGCAGCACCCAAAGCAGTTGGCGATAAATTGCGCACCTATCGTTTGGCCATGGCCGCAACTGGCGAGTACACCGCCTATCATGGTGGAACCGTTGCCAAAGGCTTGGCCGCAATCACCACCAGCGTGAATCGGGTTAACGCAGTCTACGAACGTGAAGTTGCTGTACGCATGGTGTTGGTTGCCAACAACAGCAATATCATTTATGCCAACGCCAGCACCGACCCCTACACCAACAACAATGGGGTAACGATGCTCAGCCAAAATCAGACCAATATTCGTAATGTAATTGGCAACACCAATTATGATATTGGTCATGTGTTCAGCACTGGCGGCGGCGGGGTAGCCTCGTTAGGCTCAGTCTGCTCGACCAACTACAAAGCCCAAGGCGTAACTGGCTCGTCGGCTCCGGTTGGCGATCCATTTGATATTGATTATGTGGCCCACGAAATTGGGCATCAATTTGGGGCAAATCATACATTCAATGGCACAACTGGCAGTTGTGGCGGTGGCAATCGCGCCAGCAGCGCTGCCTACGAGCCAGGCAGTGGATCAACAATTATGGCCTATGCTGGGATTTGTGGCGCTGAAAACTTGCAATCCAACAGCGATCCTTATTTCCATTCCAAGAGCTTGAACGAAATTACCACCTTCATCACCACTGGTGGTGGGTCAAGCTGTGGCACGGCAACCAACACGGGCAACACCGCTCCAGTGGCCAACGCAGGGGCCGATTACATGATTCCACGCAGCACGCCATTTGAATTAACTGGCACTGGCAGCGATGCCAACGGCGATAGTTTGACCTACAACTGGGAGCAATATAACTTGGGCACAGCCGCGCCACCCAACACCGACAACGGCTCACGCCCAATTTTCCGTAGCTTCAACCCAAGCACCAATCCCAAGCGCTCGTTCCCCAAATTGAGCGATATTTTGAATAACACTGCGACGATTGGCGAATCGTTGCCAACCACCAACCGCACCATGGTGTTCCGACTGATTGTTCGCGATAATCGGGCTGGCGGCGGCAGCTATGCAATTGATACGGCCAATGTGACGGTCAGCAGCGCGGCTGGGCCATTCGCCGTAACAGCGCCTAATACCGCCGTAACCTGGACTCGTAACAGCAGCCGTACCATCACTTGGAACGTTGCCAGCACCACCGCCGCCCCAGTTAGCTGCGCCAATGTCGAGATTCTCTTCTCGAGCAACGGTGGCAGCAGCTTCAGCAGCTTGGTTAGCTCAACCCCCAACGATGGCAGCCAAGCAGTTACCATTCCCAACACCGCAACCACTCAAGCACGGATTAAAGTACGCTGCGCCAACAACGTATTTTTTGATCTTTCAAATGTAAACTTTACTGTGAATTAGTAATATCGTTTCGTTTCAATCCCTAAACATAGTCCCTCACGCCTTTGCCTACCAAAGTAGCAACAGAGTGAGGGACTATGTTTAATTCACAACGCTGACAGCTTCCATTTTTGAAAATCACCATGTCACAAAATAGAAAATATGTTCTATAATTCAGGTACTATCTTCACGGAGGAGCGAATGAATCAGTCAGATCAATGGACAGACGGCGCAATCAGCGCGATCACGCTATTTGTGCCCGATAACCTGATGCAACCAACATGCCAGTTTTACCAACAAGTATTTGGCTTACCCAAGGTGTTTAGCGATGAACAATCGATGGTCTTTCAATTTGGCGCAACATTAATCAACCTGCTCACCGAGAGTGCAGCTGTTGAATTACTAGCACCCATGGCCGTGCCCAACGTCGATTCACGGGCCTTATATACGATCACGGTTGCCAATACCGACCAAATTTATGCTGAACTAAGCAGCCGTGGGGTAGAATTCCTGAATGGGCCGATCGATCGGGCTTGGAGTGTACGCACCGCCAGCTTTGCCGACCCGGCTGGTCACCTCTGGGAAATTGCCCAGCCGTTGTAAACGACAAAAGCAACCAGTTATTCAATAGCATAGCTGGTTGCTTTTTGGTTGGCAGTATTTGAATTAAAATGCTGTTACGGGCACGTTTTTACAACTGCGGTTGGATCAATCGCATTTACAATTGCTAATTCATCTGGTAATTTCTTTTGCAGCTCGATAACTTCTGAATCACTATTTTTACTATTGGCTAATAATTCAAAATACTTTAATGCTTGAGGCTTATCATTCAGCATTGCATAACCACGGCCTAAATAAAAGTAATTTGCATCGTATTTAGGATTCACTTTCAGCGCTTGATTCAAGGCATTAATCGCTGAACATACATTAATTGCTTGATCAAGCAAATGCATTCCAGTGTTCTTCCAAGCTGATGCATCCTCAGGTTTTAGCTCATTTGATTTAATCGAATGTTCAACTGCACAGTTAATAATATGATCAGGTTGGTCTTTGAGATCATAGAGATAGGTATAGGCGGCTGATAGGTTATAGTGGCCTGCAAAATTGTTTGGATTAAGCGCTACAGAATGTTGTAAATCAACAACCGATAAATTTAAATACTCTTCAATTTTGGTCTCATGATAGAGTTTGAGATACGAACGCCCACGCATGGCAAAAGCATCATCAAAACCATTAGTATCATCAATTGCTTGGGTAAAGCGATTAATCGCAGCCTTCCAATCTTTAGTACCCATTGCTGTGACACCTTGATCAAACAATGGCTTAGCATTCGCTGAAACTGGTTGAGCACCACCAACAATTGTCATTGTCGCAGGAGTTGTACAACTCTCAAAATTAATTTGCATCAGCCAATTATTACATTCCTGTTTTTGCTCAGGCGTGACTTTAGGGTGACGAATGCATGCAGCAAAATCCGCCTTGGCAGCCTCAAGCTGTGAGCGACCAATTTCAACCACGCCACGATTGAAATAGACATTTGGCTGATATGGAGGATTTAACTCAATCGCCTTGGTCAAATCAGCGTGGGCGGCATCAAGATCCTTAACACAATCTTGATAGGCCAAGCCGCGTTGATAATAAACATCCGCCAATTCTGGCTCGATGGCAACAGCTTGATCAAAATCGGCAATTGATGCAGCACATTTGAGCACCTTTGGATTCGCATAAAGAATTCCCCGATTATAATAGCC from Herpetosiphon gulosus encodes:
- a CDS encoding VOC family protein, with translation MNQSDQWTDGAISAITLFVPDNLMQPTCQFYQQVFGLPKVFSDEQSMVFQFGATLINLLTESAAVELLAPMAVPNVDSRALYTITVANTDQIYAELSSRGVEFLNGPIDRAWSVRTASFADPAGHLWEIAQPL
- a CDS encoding DinB family protein, yielding MESIWKTSVWQQFGAAIAMLEDPIVRCPDQLWTSVLWEDPDDPRYGHFWFVAYHTLFWLDLFLTGSSEGFKPPAPFVRGSLPENPYTKDQVLTYLQDCRQRCKATIMGLTDAKAQERCVFEWMQPSFLELQLYSMRHVQEHAAQLSLVLGQQGIAGADWIAQAIEKAE
- a CDS encoding ankyrin repeat domain-containing protein, with protein sequence MNLNSLKKLLKHQAYEQILEHLQTGPAWKQKSLDFALYQLASQPAETLVAALLSAGANPNQPLQDNRYISLHRAAIYNRYAIAELLLSHGANCHAQSYKQQTPLHLACLNGHFELAQLLWQNGADLHAQADSNFTPWLYAASSGNLQLLIWLLEQAIDIDQTTNNGISALTLAAWNGHQAAVEWLLANSTAIEGPPFRIRTPLHAGLIKGHMAIANLLLDHGASTSAYTSDGYTCVCLAAWHNAADVVDRLLQCGSPINCEIIKPHSSALHAAVQFNNPTMARQLLTNGAKISAINGQGLMPFHLAISSICLNKSTDLALIEIFLHMGADPNQPSYAIKHIGNETQVREAWRPLAYVLAHKRRDLAECLLAYGADINLLGYGKWSMEQTALEVVAHAEVIDQAAGELFSWVLSLKPQIPPKLLPFMINIKRFAFAQQLIEAGADLHAPDVLGAAITAQHEQYVRDFLARGVNVDSPYRNYPTVLQLALCHYPQFALPLIEAGADLTRLVGANLSLNYPMLLRQQRSARPLVSNLILLDLIAEAMLSQLEPATLAYQALIDQEFAERVCTENDATWQVWLARGANIHALNHAGLLGLSQLLVYSDLASAQKLYANGANINQTDHFGRTALHWAVEQQQLASVQQLLNWGADLTIVTPYGYSALHYATLANRLDLVELLLQAKADPTAQLTAGRLQGWTALHCAYAVDNQSLIELLRPLTPAITPPEPDSQHLQGTYNVTMATNGWHKPRPISNQTQRCPACAEHMLYNTAHTFDGSGQLADRIEIYRCGNCRAVFWENSMAAWRSSLQPWSSFVQD
- a CDS encoding reprolysin-like metallopeptidase, which codes for MPGKRSSLVIVAALVVALLSSFAAATLVTPTAASSDGFWQDIKESRIAQKGARQIVPTIYRTVALDVAGLSQYLAKAPLEQDQSVANSLYSLQLPMPDGKFEQFRVVESPIMEPELAAKFPEIRTYLILGVDTPNLSGRLDLTPAGFHGLILGDQGRIFIDPYSAGDTQHYIVYDSKNFVPSSQKLADRQVEDYVIDLPLTDDGLAAPKAVGDKLRTYRLAMAATGEYTAYHGGTVAKGLAAITTSVNRVNAVYEREVAVRMVLVANNSNIIYANASTDPYTNNNGVTMLSQNQTNIRNVIGNTNYDIGHVFSTGGGGVASLGSVCSTNYKAQGVTGSSAPVGDPFDIDYVAHEIGHQFGANHTFNGTTGSCGGGNRASSAAYEPGSGSTIMAYAGICGAENLQSNSDPYFHSKSLNEITTFITTGGGSSCGTATNTGNTAPVANAGADYMIPRSTPFELTGTGSDANGDSLTYNWEQYNLGTAAPPNTDNGSRPIFRSFNPSTNPKRSFPKLSDILNNTATIGESLPTTNRTMVFRLIVRDNRAGGGSYAIDTANVTVSSAAGPFAVTAPNTAVTWTRNSSRTITWNVASTTAAPVSCANVEILFSSNGGSSFSSLVSSTPNDGSQAVTIPNTATTQARIKVRCANNVFFDLSNVNFTVN